One stretch of Macaca nemestrina isolate mMacNem1 chromosome 17, mMacNem.hap1, whole genome shotgun sequence DNA includes these proteins:
- the LOC105472163 gene encoding keratin, type I cuticular Ha4, with protein sequence MSYSCCLPSLGCRTSCSSRPCVPPSCHSHTLPGACNIPANVGNCNWFCEGSFNGSEKETMQFLNDRLASYLEKVRQLERDNAELENLIRERSQQQEPLLCPSYQSYFTIIEELQQKILCAKAENARLVVNIDNAKLASDDFRSKYQTEQSLRRLVESDINSIRRILDELTLCKSDLESQVESLREELICLKKNHEEEVNTLRSQLGDRLNVEVDAAPAVDLNQVLNETRSQYEALVETNRREVEQWFATQTEELNKQVVSSAEQLQSYQAEIIELRRTVNALEIELQAQHNLRDSLENTLTESEARYSSQLSQVQSLITNVESQLAEIRCDLERQNQEYQVLLDVRARLECEINTYRSLLESEDCKLPCNPCATTNASGNSCGPCGTSQKCCCN encoded by the exons ATGTCTTACAGTTGTTGCCTGCCCAGCCTGGGCTGCCGCACCAGCTGCTCCTCCCGGCCCTGTGTGCCCCCCAGCTGCCACAGCCACACGCTGCCTGGGGCCTGCAACATCCCTGCCAATGTGGGCAACTGCAACTGGTTCTGCGAGGGCTCCTTCAATGGCAGTGAGAAGGAGACCATGCAGTTCCTGAACGACCGCCTGGCCAGCTACCTGGAGAAGGTGCGTCAGCTGGAGCGGGACAACGCGGAGCTGGAGAACCTCATCCGGGAGCGGTCCCAGCAGCAGGAGCCCTTGCTGTGCCCCAGCTACCAGTCCTACTTCACGATCATCGAGGAGCTCCAGCAGAAG ATTCTGTGTGCCAAGGCTGAGAATGCCAGGCTGGTGGTGAACATTGACAATGCCAAGCTGGCCTCTGATGACTTCAGAAGCAA GTACCAGACAGAGCAGTCCCTGAGGCGGCTGGTGGAGTCGGACATCAATAGCATACGCAGGATCCTGGATGAGCTGACACTCTGCAAGTCCGACCTGGAGTCCCAGGTGGAGTCCCTGAGGGAGGAGCTGATCTGCCTGAAGAAGAACCATGAGGAG GAGGTCAACACCCTGCGCTCCCAGCTTGGAGACCGCCTCAACGTGGAGGTGGACGCTGCCCCTGCTGTGGACCTGAACCAGGTCCTGAACGAGACCAGGAGTCAGTATGAGGCCCTGGTGGAAACCAACCGCAGGGAAGTGGAGCAATGGTTCGCCACGCAG ACCGAGGAGCTGAACAAGCAGGTGGTATCCAGCGCAGAGCAGCTGCAGTCCTACCAGGCGGAGATCATCGAGCTGAGACGCACAGTCAACGCCCTGGAGATTGAGCTGCAGGCCCAGCACAACCTG CGAGACTCTCTGGAAAACACACTGACGGAGAGCGAGGCCCGCTACAGCTCCCAGCTGTCCCAGGTGCAGAGCCTGATCACCAACGTGGAGTCGCAGCTGGCGGAGATCCGCTGTGACCTGGAGCGGCAGAACCAGGAGTACCAGGTGCTGCTGGACGTGCGTGCCCGGCTAGAGTGTGAGATCAACACGTACCGGAGCCTCCTGGAGAGCGAGGACTGCAA GCTCCCCTGCAACCCATGCGCCACCACCAATGCTAGTGGCAACTCCTGTGGACCCTGTGGCACCTCTCAAAAGTGTTGCTGTAATTGA